One window of the Natronomonas marina genome contains the following:
- a CDS encoding SCP2 sterol-binding domain-containing protein, translating into MTDDIAPTVEASLEKSQDELEEELPELLAELDGETREFVQANPGLFGRLVGRMDDLDVAAFVEANPETADRFQDFLWTGVEVLVANDPAVQEQINQDITVNFEATDCPMTGHMAVDGSEETLTGGAGTVDDPTLEITGPADNLVGLITGAIDPVQGFMAQQYEMDGPVATGTQLAPIMGELAESFE; encoded by the coding sequence ATGACCGACGACATCGCACCCACCGTGGAGGCATCGCTCGAGAAGTCCCAGGACGAACTCGAAGAGGAACTGCCGGAACTGCTGGCGGAACTGGACGGCGAGACCCGCGAGTTCGTCCAGGCGAACCCCGGGCTGTTCGGCCGGCTGGTCGGCCGGATGGACGACCTCGACGTCGCGGCCTTCGTCGAGGCCAACCCCGAGACGGCCGACCGGTTCCAGGACTTCCTGTGGACCGGCGTCGAGGTACTCGTCGCCAACGACCCGGCGGTCCAGGAGCAGATCAACCAGGACATCACGGTGAACTTCGAGGCGACCGACTGCCCGATGACGGGCCACATGGCGGTCGACGGTAGCGAGGAGACGCTCACCGGCGGCGCCGGCACCGTCGACGACCCGACGCTTGAGATTACGGGTCCGGCCGACAACCTGGTGGGCCTCATCACGGGCGCCATCGACCCCGTCCAGGGCTTCATGGCCCAGCAGTACGAGATGGACGGTCCCGTCGCGACGGGGACCCAACTCGCGCCCATCATGGGCGAACTCGCCGAGAGCTTCGAGTGA
- a CDS encoding helix-turn-helix domain-containing protein, with product MRYVRTVIIPRDGGLHPVDDALAEEPDISRELLHNISLLDDGTAVTLFQLSGDIERGREIAEESDEILDFQISEGDDHVTVYAHFVPTDTIVELLSLFREYELVLNMPLEYTGEHSLRAHIVGEEEVIREVIPQVPDDIGLNLEQISDYVPEEERLFSMLTDRQQETLRAALDVGYYQVPRQATHQDIADQLDRSDGTVGEHLRKIEAQVMEAIAP from the coding sequence ATGCGCTACGTCCGGACGGTCATCATCCCCCGCGACGGCGGCCTGCATCCGGTCGACGACGCGCTGGCCGAGGAACCCGACATCTCGCGGGAACTCCTGCACAACATCAGCCTGCTCGACGACGGGACGGCGGTGACCCTGTTTCAGCTCTCGGGGGACATCGAGCGCGGCCGCGAGATCGCCGAGGAGTCCGACGAGATTCTCGACTTCCAGATCTCCGAGGGCGACGACCACGTCACCGTCTACGCCCACTTCGTCCCGACCGACACCATCGTCGAGTTGCTGTCGCTGTTCCGCGAGTACGAACTCGTCCTCAACATGCCGCTGGAGTACACCGGCGAGCACTCGCTGCGGGCCCACATCGTCGGCGAGGAGGAGGTCATCCGCGAGGTCATCCCGCAGGTGCCCGACGACATCGGGCTGAACCTCGAACAGATAAGCGACTACGTCCCCGAGGAGGAACGGCTCTTCTCGATGCTCACCGACCGCCAGCAGGAGACGCTGCGGGCGGCGCTCGACGTCGGCTACTACCAGGTCCCCCGGCAGGCCACCCACCAGGACATCGCCGACCAACTGGACCGCTCCGACGGGACCGTCGGCGAGCACCTCCGGAAGATAGAGGCGCAGGTCATGGAAGCCATCGCGCCGTAA
- a CDS encoding AMP-binding protein: MTDEPPWFEEYDAYGIDHTLEPYPDHPLHRYLYDAAKEFPDQGVVQGGRRVGYGELRDDAEALAAALQARGVGPGDRVATVLPTSVQFVVVTNAVSRAGAVHVPNDFLDAEADLVYRLEESNPDVVVGHAEHRELLERLRAAADADHLILTELADYSTDPPEHDHEAGVEWWPDVLESAGDPDPVDVGPSDVHTLLFTGGTTGQPKGCRLTHRNLVANVEQAVAIQSRLPDLMRGREAAVQALPAYHAYGYTVTNMLVSLGLDLLVVPDARDTDLVGELVADHDPLVMFGVPTQFMELADTDLEADVIGLSGSAPLAAETRERFGERAKGLSQGYGLSEMSPITHFNVAGIQRAVMGDAAPADDAGLEGPTVGVPVPDTEVKLRDVETDEEIPIERAVAEELEGEMLVNGPQRMAGYLDADDPFDSAGFVATGDVVRVDERGRFYVVDRVKNMINVSGLKVYAEEVDEELFGMDGVRRPATVGVPDPERPGSERVKVFVEPEDAADIDAADVRSYLEGRVPRQAVPDAVEFLEEVPLTDIGKVDREALKARSE; encoded by the coding sequence ATGACCGACGAGCCGCCGTGGTTCGAGGAGTACGACGCCTACGGCATCGACCACACGCTGGAACCGTACCCCGACCACCCGCTGCACCGGTACCTGTACGACGCCGCCAAGGAGTTCCCCGACCAGGGGGTCGTCCAGGGTGGTCGCCGCGTCGGCTACGGGGAACTGCGCGACGACGCCGAGGCCCTCGCGGCGGCCCTCCAGGCCCGGGGCGTCGGGCCGGGCGACCGGGTCGCCACCGTCCTGCCGACCTCCGTCCAGTTCGTGGTCGTCACCAACGCCGTCTCGCGGGCCGGCGCCGTCCACGTCCCCAACGACTTCCTCGACGCCGAGGCGGACCTCGTGTACCGTCTCGAGGAGAGCAATCCCGACGTCGTCGTCGGCCACGCCGAACACCGCGAGTTGCTGGAGCGACTGCGGGCGGCCGCCGACGCCGACCACCTGATACTCACCGAGTTGGCCGACTACTCGACGGACCCCCCGGAGCACGACCACGAGGCGGGCGTCGAGTGGTGGCCCGACGTTCTCGAGTCGGCCGGCGACCCCGACCCCGTCGACGTCGGCCCCTCGGACGTCCACACGCTGCTGTTCACCGGCGGGACGACCGGTCAGCCGAAGGGCTGTCGGCTCACCCACCGCAACCTCGTGGCCAACGTCGAGCAGGCCGTGGCGATCCAGTCTCGGCTCCCCGACCTGATGCGGGGACGGGAGGCGGCGGTCCAGGCGCTGCCCGCCTACCACGCCTACGGCTACACGGTCACCAACATGCTGGTGTCGCTGGGGCTGGACCTGCTGGTGGTGCCCGATGCCCGCGACACCGACCTCGTGGGTGAACTGGTCGCCGACCACGACCCGCTGGTGATGTTCGGCGTCCCGACGCAGTTCATGGAACTGGCCGACACGGACCTGGAGGCCGACGTCATCGGGCTGTCGGGGTCGGCACCGCTGGCCGCCGAGACCCGCGAGCGGTTCGGCGAGCGCGCGAAGGGCCTCTCGCAGGGGTACGGTCTCTCCGAGATGTCGCCCATCACGCACTTCAACGTCGCCGGCATCCAGCGCGCCGTGATGGGGGACGCGGCCCCGGCGGACGACGCCGGCCTCGAGGGGCCGACCGTCGGCGTTCCCGTCCCCGACACCGAGGTGAAACTCCGCGACGTCGAGACCGACGAGGAGATTCCCATCGAGCGGGCCGTCGCGGAGGAACTGGAGGGCGAGATGCTGGTGAACGGTCCCCAGCGGATGGCGGGCTACCTCGACGCCGACGACCCGTTCGATTCGGCGGGTTTCGTCGCCACCGGCGACGTCGTCCGGGTCGACGAGCGCGGCCGGTTCTACGTCGTCGACCGGGTGAAGAACATGATAAACGTCTCGGGGCTGAAGGTCTACGCCGAGGAGGTCGACGAGGAACTGTTCGGCATGGACGGCGTCCGGCGGCCGGCGACCGTCGGCGTCCCGGACCCGGAGCGACCGGGTAGCGAGCGGGTGAAGGTCTTCGTCGAACCCGAGGACGCCGCCGACATCGACGCCGCCGACGTCCGGTCGTACCTGGAGGGCCGGGTCCCCCGGCAGGCGGTGCCGGACGCCGTCGAGTTCCTCGAGGAGGTGCCGCTGACCGACATCGGGAAGGTCGACCGCGAGGCGCTGAAAGCGCGCTCGGAGTGA
- a CDS encoding SCP2 sterol-binding domain-containing protein: MSRTEVDDTETLYFPSQAWFAEYRERINDDDAYAEAASDWGTDFDGDFVFRMEEMPVEDLDTAAMPDSLAEDLERYVTEEDGSYVGHALLGLEGGKCTDARLVESAESVEAGFTLTADNETWKQLMAGELGVVDGMMSGHFEIDGDMQKVMQYSQAAVRLTETAAEIDAEFADDAFAE, encoded by the coding sequence ATGTCACGGACAGAAGTCGACGACACCGAGACGCTGTACTTCCCGAGCCAGGCGTGGTTCGCCGAGTACCGCGAGCGAATCAACGACGACGACGCCTACGCGGAGGCGGCCTCCGACTGGGGGACGGACTTCGACGGCGACTTCGTCTTCAGGATGGAGGAGATGCCGGTCGAGGACCTCGACACGGCGGCGATGCCCGACTCGCTGGCCGAGGACCTCGAACGGTACGTCACCGAGGAGGACGGCAGCTACGTCGGCCACGCCCTCCTCGGACTGGAGGGCGGGAAGTGCACCGACGCCCGCCTCGTCGAGAGCGCCGAATCGGTCGAGGCCGGCTTCACCCTCACTGCCGACAACGAGACCTGGAAACAGCTGATGGCGGGCGAACTGGGCGTCGTCGACGGCATGATGTCCGGCCACTTCGAGATCGACGGCGACATGCAGAAGGTGATGCAGTACTCCCAGGCCGCGGTCCGCCTGACGGAGACCGCCGCCGAGATCGACGCCGAGTTCGCCGACGACGCCTTCGCCGAGTAG
- a CDS encoding HTH domain-containing protein — MDGGPAERILKLLAAHDQLPVTTIADELDRHPVTVDRQCYDLQNDGYIRIAASGGAYTLTEEGRQRLADGADAH, encoded by the coding sequence ATGGACGGCGGCCCCGCCGAACGGATCCTCAAGCTCCTCGCGGCGCACGACCAGCTGCCGGTGACGACCATCGCCGACGAGCTTGACCGTCATCCGGTGACGGTCGACCGGCAGTGCTACGACCTGCAGAACGACGGGTACATCCGCATCGCCGCCAGCGGGGGCGCCTACACCCTGACCGAGGAGGGCCGCCAGCGCCTCGCTGACGGGGCCGACGCCCACTGA
- a CDS encoding CopG family ribbon-helix-helix protein — protein MSVVSVSMPEALLERIDTFADEHGYTGRSEVVREASRNLLGEFEDRKLEDRELMGIVTVVFDYETTSVEEKMMRLRHEHEETVASNFHSHVGGHHCMELFVLEGTLEEISTFVGKIRATQDTLTIDYSVLPVDDFGPLADVN, from the coding sequence ATGAGCGTCGTCAGCGTCTCGATGCCGGAAGCGTTGCTCGAACGAATCGACACCTTCGCCGACGAACACGGCTACACGGGTCGCAGCGAGGTCGTCCGGGAGGCGAGCCGGAACCTGCTCGGGGAGTTCGAAGACCGGAAGCTCGAGGATCGGGAGCTTATGGGTATCGTCACCGTCGTCTTCGACTACGAGACGACCAGCGTCGAGGAGAAGATGATGCGGCTCCGGCACGAACACGAGGAGACGGTCGCCTCGAACTTCCACAGCCACGTCGGCGGCCACCACTGCATGGAGCTTTTCGTCCTGGAGGGGACCCTCGAGGAGATATCCACCTTCGTCGGGAAGATACGCGCCACGCAGGACACCCTCACGATCGACTACTCGGTGCTGCCCGTCGACGATTTCGGGCCTCTGGCCGACGTGAACTGA
- a CDS encoding beta-ketoacyl-ACP reductase, which yields MSLDGRTCLVTGASKGIGRGIAEELGSEGANVVVNYRSSESAAYEVRDVIDEGPGEAIVAQADVSNFEEVQSMCQTSRAAFGSVDVLVNNAGITVDKKFENMTREDWERVVDVNLGGVYNCTKTCFEDIRSAEEGRLINISSVVGQQGNYGQANYATTKSGLFGFTRTVALELASEGSTANCVAPGFVKTDMLAEVPDRVKEGILERIPLDRFAEVEDISGIVRFVASEESSYMTGQILGVNGGMEW from the coding sequence GTGTCACTCGACGGACGGACGTGCCTGGTAACGGGTGCGTCGAAGGGTATCGGACGCGGTATCGCCGAGGAACTCGGTAGCGAGGGCGCCAACGTCGTCGTCAACTACCGTTCCTCGGAGTCGGCGGCCTACGAGGTCCGGGACGTCATCGACGAGGGTCCCGGGGAGGCAATCGTCGCGCAGGCCGACGTCTCGAACTTCGAGGAGGTACAGTCGATGTGCCAGACGTCGCGGGCGGCGTTCGGCAGCGTCGACGTCCTCGTTAACAACGCCGGCATCACCGTCGACAAGAAGTTCGAGAACATGACCCGCGAGGACTGGGAACGGGTCGTCGACGTGAACCTCGGCGGCGTCTACAACTGCACGAAGACCTGCTTCGAGGACATCCGGAGCGCCGAGGAGGGACGGCTCATCAACATCTCCAGCGTGGTCGGCCAGCAGGGCAACTACGGGCAGGCCAACTACGCGACGACGAAGTCGGGTCTGTTCGGCTTCACGCGGACCGTCGCGCTCGAACTGGCCAGCGAGGGGTCGACCGCCAACTGCGTCGCGCCCGGGTTCGTGAAGACGGACATGCTCGCCGAGGTCCCCGACCGCGTCAAGGAGGGCATTCTCGAGCGCATCCCGCTGGACCGCTTCGCCGAGGTCGAGGACATCTCGGGCATCGTCCGGTTCGTCGCCAGCGAGGAGTCCAGCTACATGACCGGCCAGATACTCGGCGTCAACGGGGGCATGGAGTGGTAA
- a CDS encoding thiolase domain-containing protein has protein sequence MAGVRVAGVGMTPFGKYPERTARELFGEAARKAFDDAGVDRGAVEEVFYGNFMSEVTEQQGHSGPLSADAAGVTAPATRIESACASSGAAVRFGVERVRSGTADAVLVGGAERMTNVSTPEGTAGLAAAADALWEIKQGVTFPGAYSLMANRYFHEHGGGREDLAHVAVKNHANAVDNDLAQFQRAIDVEDVLEAPTVCSPFGLYDCSPMSDGGSAALLVSESFADDHGLEAPVAITGTGQGSDRMALGDRASMTRTPAAERAAETAYADAGVGPDDVDVAEVHDCFTIAEVLALEALGFYETGEAIDAATNGETAIDGELPVNLSGGLKAKGHPVGATGGAQISEMTKLLRGDHVNSDAVADAEVGLTHNAGGTVASCVVNVLEVVA, from the coding sequence ATGGCCGGTGTTCGCGTCGCCGGTGTGGGGATGACGCCGTTCGGGAAGTACCCCGAGCGGACCGCCCGCGAACTGTTCGGCGAGGCCGCACGGAAGGCCTTCGACGACGCGGGCGTCGACCGCGGCGCCGTCGAGGAGGTCTTCTACGGCAACTTCATGAGCGAGGTGACCGAACAGCAGGGTCACTCGGGACCGCTTTCGGCCGACGCCGCCGGCGTCACCGCCCCGGCCACGCGCATCGAGAGCGCGTGTGCCTCCAGCGGGGCCGCCGTCCGCTTCGGCGTCGAGCGGGTCCGCAGCGGCACTGCCGACGCCGTCCTCGTCGGCGGCGCCGAGCGGATGACCAACGTCTCGACCCCGGAGGGAACCGCCGGTCTCGCGGCTGCTGCCGACGCCCTCTGGGAAATCAAGCAGGGCGTCACATTCCCCGGCGCCTACTCGCTGATGGCCAACCGCTACTTCCACGAGCACGGCGGCGGCCGCGAGGACCTGGCCCACGTCGCGGTCAAGAACCACGCCAACGCCGTCGACAACGACCTCGCGCAGTTCCAGCGCGCCATCGATGTCGAGGATGTCCTGGAGGCGCCGACGGTCTGCTCGCCGTTCGGTCTCTACGACTGCTCGCCGATGAGCGACGGCGGCAGTGCGGCGCTGCTCGTCAGCGAGTCCTTCGCCGACGACCACGGCCTCGAGGCGCCCGTTGCCATCACCGGCACCGGCCAGGGCAGTGACCGGATGGCGCTCGGCGACCGCGCCTCGATGACCCGGACCCCCGCCGCCGAGCGGGCCGCGGAGACCGCCTACGCCGACGCCGGGGTCGGTCCTGACGACGTCGACGTCGCCGAGGTCCACGACTGCTTCACCATCGCTGAGGTGCTCGCCCTGGAGGCGCTGGGCTTCTACGAGACGGGCGAGGCCATCGACGCCGCCACGAACGGCGAGACGGCCATCGACGGCGAGTTGCCGGTGAACCTCTCGGGCGGCCTGAAGGCCAAGGGCCACCCCGTCGGTGCGACCGGCGGCGCCCAGATCTCCGAGATGACGAAGCTACTCCGTGGCGACCACGTCAACAGCGACGCCGTCGCCGACGCCGAGGTCGGTCTCACGCACAACGCCGGCGGCACGGTCGCCAGTTGCGTCGTCAACGTTCTGGAGGTGGTTGCATGA
- a CDS encoding Zn-ribbon domain-containing OB-fold protein translates to MSDARSAGYDDFLDALEAGEPYYLESSSGDGWLPPREVDPATGARSLERRDLPTTGEILTYTVVNVAGPSFADDTPYVVAVAEFGPVNVTGQVRGMDHADVDVGQQVSLGVGRNETEGERVIVFEPA, encoded by the coding sequence ATGAGCGACGCTCGAAGCGCCGGCTACGACGACTTCCTCGACGCCCTCGAGGCCGGCGAGCCCTACTACCTCGAGAGTTCGAGCGGCGACGGTTGGCTGCCGCCCCGTGAGGTCGACCCCGCGACCGGCGCCCGGAGTCTCGAGCGGCGGGACCTCCCGACGACCGGCGAGATACTGACCTACACCGTCGTCAACGTCGCCGGTCCCTCCTTCGCCGACGACACGCCCTACGTCGTCGCGGTCGCCGAGTTCGGTCCCGTCAACGTCACCGGGCAGGTCCGCGGGATGGACCACGCCGACGTTGACGTCGGCCAGCAGGTCAGTCTCGGCGTCGGCCGAAACGAGACGGAGGGCGAGCGAGTCATCGTCTTCGAACCGGCGTAG
- a CDS encoding winged helix-turn-helix domain-containing protein, with translation MTNPSTAGSRNETATGLQFRHPGTQTVDSEAALTALNDPDCRELLEVATDEPRTAAELIEACSIPRSTAYRKIDLLTEAGLFEEGIRIRTDGKHASEYRRAVEEITVSLSTDDGVEIGAGAAAPACD, from the coding sequence ATGACGAACCCGTCCACCGCCGGCAGCAGAAACGAGACCGCGACCGGACTGCAGTTCCGGCACCCCGGCACGCAGACCGTCGATTCGGAGGCCGCCCTGACCGCCCTGAACGATCCGGACTGCCGGGAACTGCTGGAGGTGGCGACCGACGAACCCCGCACCGCGGCGGAACTCATCGAGGCGTGCTCCATCCCGCGTTCGACGGCCTACCGGAAGATAGACCTGCTGACCGAGGCCGGCCTGTTCGAGGAGGGGATTCGAATCAGGACCGACGGCAAGCACGCCAGCGAGTACCGGCGTGCGGTCGAGGAGATCACCGTCTCGCTGTCGACCGACGACGGCGTCGAGATCGGGGCCGGGGCGGCGGCACCGGCGTGTGACTGA
- a CDS encoding DUF7560 family zinc ribbon protein yields MDRSTFVCPDCRGEIAVTSRTRRTLLEEGCVFCGGPVSSRSFAVN; encoded by the coding sequence ATGGACAGATCCACGTTCGTCTGCCCGGACTGTCGGGGCGAGATCGCGGTCACGTCGCGGACCCGACGGACGCTCCTCGAGGAGGGGTGCGTCTTCTGTGGTGGACCGGTCTCCAGCCGGTCGTTCGCCGTCAACTGA
- a CDS encoding iron-containing alcohol dehydrogenase family protein: MDFRFDYDPGTIRYGECVADLAGELAALGADDALVVTGRTVGSTAAVMDLVRDGLGDRLAGVFAETTPEKRFETAVAGAERFRATGADAVVAVGGGSSLDLGKLIAALSARGSPEAAHDRFDETGSVAVPDGDLPPVVAVPTTLAGADLSMVAGVTSRRDGFVRGGAYDERLMPSALLYDPDLFRTTPHGVLCASAMNGFDKAVETAYAATATPITDATGLRALRLLSRGLPALGAGDRDDATMHDAVVGTVLAQYGCSRADGLTLSLIHAFGHGIARGYDVQQGGAHAIVAPHALRYLFDRVDGARELLADGLGVEATTPEATADGVVEAVVEIRDALGLPTRLREVDDMAESDLPDVAVDVHADGLMPYCPSGLDPTVEELEAVLREAW, encoded by the coding sequence ATGGACTTTCGCTTCGACTACGACCCCGGGACGATCCGCTACGGCGAGTGCGTCGCCGACCTCGCGGGGGAACTGGCGGCGCTCGGCGCCGACGACGCCCTCGTCGTCACCGGCCGGACGGTCGGTTCGACGGCGGCGGTGATGGACCTCGTCCGCGATGGACTCGGCGACCGCCTCGCCGGCGTGTTCGCCGAGACGACGCCCGAGAAGCGCTTCGAGACGGCTGTCGCCGGCGCCGAGCGCTTCCGGGCGACGGGCGCCGACGCGGTCGTCGCCGTCGGCGGCGGCAGCAGTCTCGACCTCGGGAAGCTAATCGCGGCGCTCTCGGCCCGTGGGTCGCCCGAGGCGGCCCACGACCGCTTCGACGAGACGGGGTCGGTCGCGGTCCCGGACGGCGACCTCCCGCCGGTGGTGGCGGTGCCGACGACGCTGGCCGGCGCCGACCTGTCGATGGTCGCGGGCGTCACCTCCCGGCGAGACGGGTTCGTCCGCGGCGGCGCCTACGACGAGCGACTGATGCCGTCGGCGCTGCTGTACGACCCCGACCTCTTCCGGACGACGCCGCACGGCGTGCTGTGTGCCTCGGCGATGAATGGCTTCGACAAGGCCGTCGAGACGGCCTACGCGGCGACGGCGACGCCGATAACCGACGCGACGGGGCTGCGGGCGCTGCGGCTGCTCTCACGGGGACTGCCGGCGCTCGGCGCGGGCGACCGCGACGACGCGACGATGCACGACGCCGTCGTCGGGACGGTGCTGGCCCAGTACGGCTGCTCGCGGGCCGACGGCCTGACGCTGTCGCTCATTCACGCCTTCGGGCACGGCATCGCCCGCGGGTACGACGTCCAGCAGGGCGGCGCCCACGCCATCGTCGCACCGCACGCGCTCCGGTACCTCTTCGACCGGGTCGACGGCGCCCGCGAGTTGCTGGCCGACGGCCTCGGCGTCGAGGCGACGACCCCCGAGGCGACCGCCGACGGCGTCGTCGAGGCGGTCGTCGAAATCCGGGACGCGCTGGGGCTGCCGACGCGGCTCCGGGAGGTGGACGACATGGCCGAGTCGGACCTCCCCGACGTCGCGGTGGACGTCCACGCCGACGGGCTGATGCCCTACTGTCCGTCGGGGCTGGACCCGACGGTCGAGGAACTGGAGGCCGTGTTGCGCGAGGCGTGGTGA
- the cca gene encoding CCA tRNA nucleotidyltransferase, translating into MSLESVVVEVRGRVVPDEAEREALESVVEELSARAEAAIADLPVEADTRLVGSTARGTWLSGDRDVDLFVRFPPSLSREQLETHGLAVGHEVLPDGHEEFAEHPYVKGELDGFEVDCVPCYAVESAADIRSAVDRTPFHTDYLEGRIEPLADDVRVAKAFLGGIGVYGSDLETRGFSGFLTELLVLEYGGFRPFVEAAADWQPPVRLTPEPHDEGGETASPNAGDGDDGSAFDDPLVVVDPTDPGRNVAAVCSARNVARLVHYARELLDEPRVELFESREPDPLSAAAVRERVEARGTTPVAVRFEAPDVVDDQLYPQLEKSLGGVEGALERAGFAPLRSARFADGTAVLLVECAVAELPAVARHRGPPVGVREHAEGFYDAYADDETVTGPFVDEEGRYVVERPREARTPADLLEAKLFDVSLGVHVESALESGYDLLVGEEIAALADEFGVELARYFWPEP; encoded by the coding sequence ATGTCGCTGGAGTCGGTCGTCGTCGAGGTTCGCGGCCGGGTGGTCCCCGACGAGGCCGAACGCGAGGCGCTGGAGTCGGTCGTCGAGGAGCTTTCGGCCCGCGCCGAGGCCGCCATCGCGGACCTCCCCGTCGAGGCCGACACGCGACTCGTCGGCTCGACCGCCCGCGGGACGTGGCTCTCCGGGGACCGCGACGTCGACCTCTTCGTCCGGTTCCCACCCTCGCTGTCCCGCGAACAGCTCGAGACCCACGGGCTGGCGGTCGGCCACGAGGTGCTCCCCGACGGTCACGAGGAGTTCGCCGAACACCCCTACGTCAAGGGCGAACTCGACGGCTTCGAGGTCGACTGCGTCCCCTGTTACGCCGTCGAGTCGGCAGCGGATATCCGCTCGGCCGTCGACCGGACGCCGTTCCACACCGACTACCTCGAGGGGCGAATCGAGCCGCTGGCCGACGACGTCCGGGTCGCCAAGGCCTTCCTCGGCGGCATCGGCGTCTACGGCAGCGACCTCGAGACGAGGGGATTCTCCGGCTTCCTGACCGAACTGCTCGTCCTCGAGTACGGCGGCTTCCGGCCGTTCGTCGAGGCCGCGGCCGACTGGCAGCCGCCCGTCCGCCTGACGCCCGAGCCGCACGACGAGGGGGGCGAGACGGCGTCGCCGAACGCCGGTGACGGCGACGACGGCTCCGCCTTCGACGACCCGCTCGTCGTCGTCGACCCGACGGACCCCGGGCGCAACGTCGCTGCGGTCTGCTCGGCCCGCAACGTCGCCCGACTCGTCCACTATGCCCGCGAGCTGCTCGACGAGCCGCGGGTCGAGCTGTTCGAGTCCCGCGAGCCGGACCCTCTGTCGGCGGCCGCGGTCCGCGAGCGGGTCGAGGCCCGCGGGACGACGCCCGTCGCGGTCCGGTTCGAGGCGCCCGACGTTGTCGACGACCAGCTCTACCCGCAACTGGAGAAGTCCCTCGGCGGCGTCGAGGGTGCCCTCGAGCGGGCCGGGTTCGCCCCGCTCCGCTCGGCGCGGTTCGCCGACGGGACGGCGGTCCTCCTCGTCGAGTGCGCCGTCGCCGAACTGCCCGCCGTCGCCCGCCACCGGGGCCCGCCGGTCGGCGTCCGCGAGCACGCCGAAGGGTTCTACGACGCCTACGCCGACGACGAGACCGTCACCGGCCCGTTCGTCGACGAGGAGGGCCGCTACGTCGTCGAGCGCCCGCGCGAAGCCCGGACGCCGGCGGACCTGCTCGAGGCGAAACTGTTCGACGTCTCGCTGGGCGTCCACGTCGAGTCCGCACTGGAGTCGGGGTACGACCTGCTCGTCGGCGAGGAGATAGCAGCGCTGGCCGACGAGTTCGGCGTCGAGTTGGCGCGGTACTTCTGGCCGGAGCCGTGA
- a CDS encoding histone deacetylase family protein yields the protein MRFGYREVCLEHDTGSRHPETADRLRAIRRGLSKRHGVEYVEGDLADDAALSAVHDPDYVEAVREFCEDGGGTWDADTVAVEETWDAARASAGLASWAAETALDGADGRSTPFSIGRPPGHHAETNEAMGFCFFNNVAVAARGALSRDDVDRVAVFDWDVHHGNGTQEITYDDDDVLYASVHERGLFPGTGEVLETGGPDARKTNLNVPLPGGSGDDEYAAVVDDLVAPALERFDPDLLVVSAGFDAHRHDPISRMRVSTEGYGHLTDLVRETADRCDAALAFVLEGGYGLDALADSVGMVHEVFDGRDPVVPDDEVDDDAAGVIRDVADAHDL from the coding sequence ATGAGGTTCGGCTACCGCGAGGTCTGTCTGGAACACGACACCGGCTCCCGGCACCCGGAGACGGCCGACCGCCTTCGGGCCATCCGTCGCGGGCTCTCGAAGCGACACGGCGTCGAGTACGTCGAGGGAGACCTCGCGGACGACGCGGCGCTTTCGGCCGTCCACGACCCCGACTACGTCGAGGCCGTCAGGGAGTTCTGCGAAGACGGCGGCGGGACCTGGGACGCCGATACCGTCGCCGTCGAGGAGACGTGGGACGCCGCCCGGGCCTCGGCGGGACTGGCCTCGTGGGCCGCCGAGACGGCCCTCGACGGCGCCGACGGGCGGTCGACGCCGTTCTCCATCGGGCGCCCGCCGGGGCACCACGCCGAAACGAACGAGGCGATGGGCTTCTGTTTCTTCAACAACGTCGCGGTCGCCGCCCGGGGGGCGCTCTCGCGAGACGACGTCGACCGCGTGGCCGTCTTCGACTGGGACGTCCACCACGGCAACGGCACCCAGGAGATAACCTACGACGACGACGACGTCCTCTACGCCTCCGTTCACGAGCGGGGGCTCTTTCCGGGGACCGGCGAGGTGCTCGAGACCGGCGGTCCCGACGCCCGGAAGACGAACCTCAACGTGCCGCTCCCCGGCGGCAGCGGCGACGACGAGTACGCGGCGGTCGTCGACGACCTCGTGGCGCCGGCGCTGGAGCGGTTCGACCCCGACCTGCTCGTGGTGAGCGCGGGCTTCGACGCCCACCGCCACGACCCCATCTCACGGATGCGGGTCTCGACGGAAGGGTACGGCCACCTCACCGACCTGGTCCGGGAGACGGCCGACCGGTGTGATGCCGCACTCGCCTTCGTGCTCGAGGGCGGATACGGTCTGGACGCGCTGGCCGATTCCGTCGGCATGGTCCACGAGGTGTTCGACGGCCGCGACCCCGTCGTCCCTGACGACGAGGTCGACGACGACGCAGCGGGCGTCATCCGCGACGTGGCCGACGCCCACGACCTGTAG